In one Aminivibrio pyruvatiphilus genomic region, the following are encoded:
- a CDS encoding MFS transporter: protein MDRLILSLLIINFAIYSYSNAFFFLAPYLAARGYTAASAGILVGVFYAATTAVRPVGSWITERMGVRKSMIWSSGVCIACALALQAYQGAFAWFVGVRVVMGLAYSIFMVALTTYQALVIEESKRGLGFVLISVGSLIPMFTVVPLTDYLVRSGLDRFFMILPLAAAALSFSLALRLQPAGYQGSSGRGQSMQWGTYGDLFRETPAGKIVFSCFFFGLCDASIVFIGTVLMEKGLVPSWFIFSLGGGALFVRTAGRNLFNRYQRTVFAGPSFLIMALCLLGLAFARTSLGLVLWGFFYGMGMGYGYPAHLALTADLAAPRLRAKASALVHFSMDLSWFILPLYMGFGCTLLGTHRAFLLFTLICIATAVMTTIMWLPGRKGQE, encoded by the coding sequence ATGGACCGGCTCATCCTGTCCCTCTTGATTATCAATTTTGCCATCTACTCCTATTCCAATGCCTTCTTCTTTCTCGCCCCCTACCTCGCCGCCCGGGGGTACACCGCCGCATCCGCAGGGATCCTCGTCGGCGTCTTCTATGCGGCCACCACGGCGGTCCGCCCCGTGGGGAGCTGGATCACCGAACGGATGGGCGTGAGAAAGAGCATGATCTGGTCGTCGGGAGTCTGCATCGCCTGCGCCCTGGCCCTCCAGGCCTACCAGGGAGCCTTCGCCTGGTTCGTCGGGGTCCGGGTGGTCATGGGCCTTGCGTACAGCATTTTCATGGTGGCCCTCACCACCTACCAGGCCCTTGTCATCGAGGAGTCGAAGCGGGGGCTCGGATTCGTCCTCATCTCCGTGGGAAGCCTCATTCCCATGTTCACCGTGGTTCCCCTCACCGACTATCTTGTACGGAGCGGCCTGGACCGGTTCTTCATGATCCTCCCCCTCGCCGCCGCCGCCCTTTCATTCTCACTGGCCCTCCGGCTTCAGCCTGCAGGGTACCAGGGATCCTCCGGGCGGGGACAGTCAATGCAGTGGGGGACCTACGGCGACCTCTTCCGGGAAACGCCGGCCGGAAAAATCGTCTTCTCCTGCTTCTTCTTCGGTCTCTGCGACGCATCCATCGTCTTCATCGGCACGGTGCTCATGGAAAAGGGACTCGTTCCCTCATGGTTCATCTTCTCCCTCGGAGGGGGGGCCCTTTTCGTCCGGACGGCGGGAAGAAACCTCTTCAACCGGTACCAGAGAACGGTCTTCGCCGGTCCCTCCTTCCTCATCATGGCCCTCTGCCTTCTCGGCCTCGCCTTCGCCCGCACTTCCCTCGGGCTGGTCCTCTGGGGATTTTTCTACGGCATGGGCATGGGGTACGGCTACCCCGCCCATCTCGCTCTCACGGCGGACCTCGCGGCGCCCCGCCTCCGGGCGAAAGCCTCGGCGCTGGTCCACTTCTCCATGGACCTGAGCTGGTTCATCCTTCCCCTGTATATGGGGTTCGGCTGCACCC
- a CDS encoding GGDEF domain-containing protein produces the protein MEYRTVHRGNRLERELPALRLLSVITAVWFLAAGWADVLMGYPLLAVLDLFLALLFLFFRIRMTTMPPSAVRGFVPPILLFLNLLPLGASFLEAGFFTLLLRHIVTLLGTGVYMQFRRRDVFFTYLVINAFSFIGTFLLSGDFRGETANLAICYVFIVSSMFFFSRLHRKTSRELAALSNAERQARDMASRDPLTGLFNRRHFDGELARLLLEGTGVTLILIDLDDFKNINDAHGHQAGDDALKKMASAVTRAVRRDDIACRIGGDEFAVLLPACPETNGLLIAENICRQVRSCAPFLSVSLGVASAPGGSSPGDAFKKADTALYQAKSKGKGCIVSCGGLIPDLAATGGND, from the coding sequence ATGGAATACCGAACCGTTCACCGGGGAAACCGCCTCGAAAGAGAATTGCCCGCACTCCGTCTTCTCAGCGTCATCACCGCGGTCTGGTTTCTCGCCGCAGGCTGGGCCGATGTGCTTATGGGATACCCTCTTCTGGCAGTACTCGACCTTTTCCTCGCCCTGCTCTTCCTGTTTTTCCGCATCAGGATGACCACCATGCCCCCCTCGGCCGTCCGGGGCTTCGTTCCGCCCATACTTCTGTTCCTGAACCTGCTTCCCCTGGGGGCTTCCTTCCTCGAGGCCGGATTCTTCACCCTCCTCCTCCGGCATATCGTCACTCTCCTGGGGACAGGTGTTTACATGCAGTTCCGGAGACGGGACGTATTCTTCACCTATCTCGTGATCAACGCCTTCTCCTTCATCGGTACCTTCCTCCTCTCCGGGGACTTCCGGGGAGAAACGGCAAACCTGGCCATCTGCTATGTTTTTATCGTCTCCAGCATGTTCTTCTTCTCCAGACTGCACCGAAAAACATCAAGAGAACTCGCCGCCCTGTCAAACGCCGAACGGCAGGCGCGGGACATGGCCAGCCGCGACCCCCTCACGGGCCTCTTCAACCGGCGCCATTTTGACGGGGAGCTCGCCCGGCTTCTCCTGGAAGGAACCGGCGTCACCCTCATACTCATCGATCTCGACGATTTCAAGAACATCAACGATGCCCACGGCCACCAGGCGGGAGACGATGCCCTGAAAAAAATGGCGTCCGCCGTCACCAGGGCCGTCCGGAGGGACGACATCGCCTGCAGGATCGGTGGGGACGAATTCGCCGTCCTCCTTCCCGCCTGCCCGGAAACCAACGGCCTGTTGATCGCGGAAAACATCTGCCGCCAGGTCAGAAGCTGCGCCCCGTTCCTGAGCGTATCCCTCGGGGTGGCCTCCGCGCCGGGCGGCTCTTCTCCTGGTGATGCCTTCAAAAAGGCGGACACTGCTCTCTACCAGGCGAAATCAAAGGGGAAAGGATGCATCGTGTCCTGCGGCGGGCTCATTCCCGACCTGGCAGCGACGGGCGGAAACGATTGA
- a CDS encoding 4Fe-4S binding protein encodes MAKAVVDKDACVGCETCVGTCPVESISMVDGKAVVDESCIECGSCVSVCPVNAITQ; translated from the coding sequence ATGGCAAAAGCAGTCGTGGACAAGGATGCATGCGTGGGTTGCGAGACCTGTGTCGGCACCTGCCCCGTGGAATCAATTTCCATGGTTGATGGCAAAGCAGTCGTGGACGAGAGCTGCATCGAGTGCGGCAGCTGCGTGTCCGTCTGCCCCGTGAACGCGATTACCCAGTAA
- a CDS encoding NAD(P)H-dependent glycerol-3-phosphate dehydrogenase, producing MADLTVFGGGSWGTALAASAASSGHSVCLWCRRSEQARAINASGTNPDYLREISLPAGISATPDITEAALHSHYWILALPTQTLRGFLPALESFCTDRTEICNVAKGIEIDTGKRISEIVGEILPRALYSVLSGPSFAEEVARGLPTAVTVASGKDGSALFWQSLLNTTRLRLYTSHDVTGTETGGAVKNIMAIASGLASSLGLGDNARAALVSRGLAEIMRFGEALGAHPLTLAGLAGMGDLVLTCYSTQSRNFRLGMALGRGLSLEEARTEIGQVAEGAFTVRAVTEAARKLSVDMPISRGVHRLLYEGASPAEELERLLTRDPKAEYPPAILWSSSSCPKKESGV from the coding sequence ATGGCTGACCTGACGGTTTTCGGCGGAGGAAGCTGGGGCACCGCGCTTGCGGCGTCGGCGGCATCCTCGGGACACTCCGTCTGCCTCTGGTGCAGGAGGAGCGAGCAGGCACGGGCAATCAACGCCTCGGGGACAAATCCCGACTATCTCCGGGAGATTTCTCTCCCGGCAGGGATTTCAGCCACACCGGACATCACGGAGGCCGCCCTGCATTCCCACTACTGGATCCTGGCCCTCCCCACCCAGACGCTCCGGGGGTTCCTCCCCGCCCTGGAGTCCTTCTGCACCGACCGGACGGAGATCTGCAACGTGGCAAAGGGCATCGAGATCGACACGGGGAAGCGGATCAGCGAGATCGTGGGGGAAATTCTTCCCCGTGCCCTCTATTCAGTTCTCTCCGGCCCGAGTTTCGCCGAAGAGGTGGCAAGGGGCCTGCCCACGGCGGTGACCGTGGCCTCGGGAAAGGACGGTTCCGCCCTCTTCTGGCAGTCCCTGCTCAATACGACCCGGCTCCGGCTCTATACCTCCCATGACGTTACCGGAACAGAAACGGGAGGGGCGGTGAAGAACATCATGGCCATCGCCTCCGGGCTGGCTTCGTCCCTCGGGCTGGGGGACAATGCGAGGGCGGCGCTGGTCAGCAGGGGACTTGCAGAAATCATGCGGTTCGGCGAGGCCCTCGGGGCCCACCCCCTGACGCTCGCCGGCCTTGCGGGAATGGGAGACCTGGTTCTCACCTGCTACAGCACCCAGTCGAGAAACTTCAGGCTCGGCATGGCTCTCGGCCGGGGACTTTCCCTCGAGGAGGCGAGGACGGAGATCGGGCAGGTGGCGGAAGGAGCCTTTACCGTTCGGGCCGTGACCGAGGCCGCCCGGAAGCTTTCCGTGGACATGCCCATCTCCAGGGGTGTTCACCGCCTGCTCTACGAAGGAGCTTCTCCCGCGGAAGAACTGGAACGGCTGCTGACCAGGGACCCGAAAGCGGAATATCCGCCCGCCATTCTCTGGAGTTCCTCAAGTTGCCCGAAGAAAGAAAGTGGGGTATAA
- a CDS encoding MFS transporter: MIAALILGWAVLYADRTALYPLLSVIADTLGITSTQAGAITSAYFLFYVLLQIPSGLAADRWGAKRVLMSMFALSGLGILGFGLFGTSFSLLVFFSALHGLGAGAYYPCCFGTMLSTVPAEKRGISSGLIGMGMALGILGGMAVSGPLYQFFGNYRTPFLLLAVPTALMLPLFKKYLPDVKNESSPSLAVYKKLFRDRDIWKINIATFTSLYGFWAAATWGPTFLQAERSFSLNQSGLYTGLIALTALPGGVLWGRLSDRLGRKRTTLFVLPVSAAALFLLTRVESAPAIIATLLFFGLFSNTAFSPVAVAWIGDIVSRRHPGSMGAAIGFFNGTIMSSAVVAPLVSGFLRDLTGSLVPAILAGSILMFGGSVLLLFTPGNSEKKDWKRKEVHHG; encoded by the coding sequence GTGATCGCTGCCCTTATCCTGGGCTGGGCCGTTCTCTATGCCGATCGGACCGCCCTGTATCCCCTGCTTTCCGTCATCGCCGACACCCTGGGAATAACCTCCACCCAGGCGGGAGCCATTACCAGCGCCTACTTCCTTTTCTACGTCCTGCTCCAGATTCCAAGCGGCCTCGCAGCCGACAGGTGGGGGGCGAAGCGGGTACTCATGTCCATGTTCGCCCTCTCCGGCCTCGGCATCCTCGGGTTCGGCCTCTTCGGTACATCCTTCTCCCTCCTGGTCTTCTTCTCGGCTCTCCACGGACTCGGCGCCGGAGCCTATTACCCCTGCTGCTTCGGGACCATGCTCTCCACCGTCCCGGCGGAAAAGCGGGGCATCAGCTCCGGACTCATCGGCATGGGCATGGCCCTCGGCATTCTCGGCGGAATGGCTGTGAGCGGCCCCCTGTACCAGTTTTTCGGGAACTACAGGACTCCCTTTCTTCTTCTCGCCGTTCCCACGGCCCTCATGCTCCCCCTGTTCAAAAAATACCTGCCCGACGTGAAGAACGAAAGCTCCCCCTCCCTTGCGGTGTATAAAAAGCTGTTCAGGGACAGGGACATCTGGAAGATCAACATCGCCACCTTCACATCGCTGTACGGTTTCTGGGCGGCGGCCACCTGGGGCCCGACCTTTCTCCAGGCGGAACGGAGCTTCTCTCTCAACCAGTCGGGACTCTACACCGGCCTCATCGCCCTGACCGCCCTTCCCGGGGGAGTCCTCTGGGGCAGGCTCTCCGACCGCCTGGGAAGGAAACGGACAACCCTCTTCGTCCTTCCCGTGAGCGCCGCCGCACTATTCCTCCTCACAAGGGTGGAAAGCGCACCGGCCATCATCGCCACCCTGCTCTTCTTCGGCCTCTTCAGCAACACCGCATTCTCTCCGGTCGCCGTCGCGTGGATCGGGGACATCGTCAGCAGAAGGCACCCCGGCTCCATGGGTGCCGCCATCGGTTTTTTCAACGGCACCATCATGTCGTCTGCCGTAGTGGCTCCCCTGGTCTCCGGATTTCTTCGGGACCTGACGGGGTCCCTCGTCCCGGCGATCCTCGCCGGAAGCATCCTCATGTTCGGGGGCTCGGTGCTGCTTCTGTTCACGCCGGGCAATTCCGAAAAAAAGGACTGGAAGCGAAAGGAGGTACACCATGGCTGA
- a CDS encoding sensor histidine kinase, producing MAPDDMAMRLKEIQDKVSESLQYSIDSLATLREEERERLFEIRTRRESVQKELNEVIVASEKAEAEYRRSRQILLDASRSGDESREKEAYERAMNLMKIRGAFEEREKHLAAQRDDLDREERRIERLITRSEEMGNRFRVVLNLLNFSIEGEENGSLSPEQRDFSAGLLLAERESVSLARELHDGPIQKFSAAGLMIDLAGEFLSRGDFGKAREELARTRSHIGDALEEFRSFLFQLNPTGLKDGFDVALNRLVSQTSAVSGADVRYAVEGQSDRLSLPLRTAVFKIIQQAVVNAVKNGRAHRIRILVSIGREMLRVKVVDDGLGFDVEKVRSEAEEKGTWGLMNMEDRASMIGGELTIASEPGKGTSVSLSVPVPLPR from the coding sequence ATGGCGCCGGACGACATGGCCATGAGACTGAAGGAGATCCAGGACAAGGTGAGCGAATCCCTGCAGTACAGCATCGACAGCCTGGCCACTCTCCGGGAGGAGGAGCGGGAGCGCCTTTTCGAGATCCGCACCCGCCGGGAGAGCGTGCAGAAGGAGCTGAACGAAGTTATTGTCGCCTCGGAGAAGGCGGAGGCGGAATACAGGCGCTCAAGGCAGATCCTCCTCGATGCGTCCAGGTCCGGGGACGAGTCCAGGGAAAAAGAGGCCTACGAGCGGGCCATGAACCTCATGAAAATCCGCGGCGCCTTCGAGGAGAGGGAAAAGCACCTCGCCGCCCAGCGGGATGACCTTGACCGGGAGGAGCGCCGAATCGAACGGCTCATCACAAGGAGCGAGGAGATGGGCAACCGGTTCAGGGTGGTGCTCAATCTCCTCAACTTCAGCATCGAGGGCGAAGAAAACGGCTCTCTTTCTCCCGAGCAGAGAGATTTCAGCGCGGGGCTCCTGCTTGCGGAAAGGGAAAGCGTATCCCTCGCCCGGGAGCTCCATGACGGGCCGATCCAGAAGTTTTCCGCCGCAGGCCTCATGATCGATCTTGCCGGTGAGTTTCTCTCCAGGGGTGATTTCGGAAAAGCCAGGGAAGAACTGGCCAGAACCCGCTCCCACATCGGGGACGCCCTGGAGGAATTCCGCTCCTTCCTCTTCCAGCTCAACCCTACGGGACTCAAGGACGGCTTCGACGTGGCCCTGAACCGTCTCGTCTCCCAGACTTCCGCCGTTTCCGGGGCGGACGTGCGCTATGCCGTGGAAGGGCAGTCAGACCGGCTTTCCCTTCCCCTGAGGACCGCAGTGTTCAAGATAATCCAGCAGGCTGTGGTCAACGCGGTGAAGAACGGCCGGGCACACCGCATAAGGATACTGGTGAGCATCGGGCGGGAGATGCTCCGGGTGAAGGTGGTCGACGACGGGCTGGGCTTCGACGTTGAAAAAGTGCGCAGCGAGGCGGAGGAAAAGGGTACATGGGGGCTGATGAACATGGAAGACCGGGCCTCCATGATAGGGGGAGAACTCACCATCGCGAGCGAGCCCGGTAAAGGGACCAGCGTCTCCCTGTCGGTGCCCGTACCCCTTCCCAGATAG